The region TGTCCACGTTGCCGCGCACAAGCCGGTTGATGTCGCCCCAGGGCACATCGAGCCGCCCGTATTTTTCCTTGAGCATGGCCGCGCGTTCTTTCAGCAGTTGAATGCGATCCGGTTCCGTGCCGCCAAACATCCGTGCGCGCACAATCGGTTCCAAGGTCAAAATCGCCAGTGCCGTCACGCGATTGTCCACGTCCGTCCGGTAGTCCCATGTCTTCAGCAAATCAACCGCCTCGCGCACAAGCGGATCGTCCGAAGGCGGCATCGCGAAAAGTTCGTCCAACAACTTGCGCGCATCGGACTTGTCCGAATAGGCAATGTCGAATTTGTATTCGAGGAATTCTTCCCCGGAGATCTTTTCATCGCTTCCGAGTAGCTCCAGATAACGGTAGGCCCGGTTCGTCATATCCGTATCTATGCCCAAGGTGGGCGAAAAATCCTCCGGCTTGGGATTTTCGCCGATGGCGGTTGTCTGAAACGGCGTGTTGTTGCAGTTCATGACAAATCCCGCGGCCGGATTTTTAATTTGCGGCAGTTTCTCGAACGGAATGAACTCGGTCCAAAGCGTTTCCGAGGTATCGCCCGGCAGGTACTGTTTCCAGTCGTAACCTTCCTGCCGCACGGGAAACAGGGCGTTATATAGATAGTAAATGTTGCCTTCGCGGTCCGCGTACCCCATGTTGAACGAGGCGATTCCGCGCATCTTGACGGCTGCCTGCCATTCCTCGAAATTCCTCGATTTCCCCATTCGATACCATTGCTCGATCTGCCGGATCTCCCCCATGCCCGCATAGCGAATCGCATACACGCCGTGCGGCCGCCGGATGATCGGGCCGTGCACCGACCAGGATACCTCGCGCTTGAATGTCCATTGGATCGGCCCGGCGATGCGGCATTTGATCCGGGCGTACCGGACATCCAAATCCCGCCATTGGCCGTCGAAGCGGTACTGGTTCGGATTGTCGGGATTCATCTCGAGGACATACACGTCGGTCAAGTCGGGCTGGTTCACCGTGTGGGCCCAGCCGAGATTGCGGTTGTGTCCGTGCAGGATAATGGGCGATCCGGGAAACAGTCCGCCCACGATGTCCATCCCTTCTTCACTATGCAGATGGGCCTCGTACCATGCCACCTGCCCTGTCCATGGCTGGTGCGAATTGATGTTGAGCCGAGTCCAACCATCCGCCGAACGCGAGGGCGCCACGGCGGCCGTGTTCGATCCCGGTTCGACGCCGCGTGTAAAAATGTCAAACAGCGATATTCCCTCACGCGCGGCGG is a window of Candidatus Hydrogenedentota bacterium DNA encoding:
- a CDS encoding acylase, encoding MLFRSWVGVISLLAAVALVSCAREEPSLDADKLLERAKQYDVRILRDTWGVPHVFGKTDADTAFGIGFAHSEDDFATIQESLLAGRGELASVKGLKGMPTDLLAAAIRLWDVINAKYETDLSPEIRAVCEAYADGVNLYAAQHPEAMLKPEVFPATGKDVVAGFVLKSPLFFRLDRELKDVLSFKRKHPVSQKNVAEAPNAAQSQSLNQGDAFFARNFCEPCREVVEKETKNTAAREGISLFDIFTRGVEPGSNTAAVAPSRSADGWTRLNINSHQPWTGQVAWYEAHLHSEEGMDIVGGLFPGSPIILHGHNRNLGWAHTVNQPDLTDVYVLEMNPDNPNQYRFDGQWRDLDVRYARIKCRIAGPIQWTFKREVSWSVHGPIIRRPHGVYAIRYAGMGEIRQIEQWYRMGKSRNFEEWQAAVKMRGIASFNMGYADREGNIYYLYNALFPVRQEGYDWKQYLPGDTSETLWTEFIPFEKLPQIKNPAAGFVMNCNNTPFQTTAIGENPKPEDFSPTLGIDTDMTNRAYRYLELLGSDEKISGEEFLEYKFDIAYSDKSDARKLLDELFAMPPSDDPLVREAVDLLKTWDYRTDVDNRVTALAILTLEPIVRARMFGGTEPDRIQLLKERAAMLKEKYGRLDVPWGDINRLVRGNVDIGLSGGPDTLHAVYGNLADGRLVGMAGDCYILVVEWDPDGKVHSGSVHQFGSATMRPESPHYADQAPLFAACKLKPVWLDEADIRANLEKEYRPGQ